The following coding sequences are from one Musa acuminata AAA Group cultivar baxijiao chromosome BXJ2-4, Cavendish_Baxijiao_AAA, whole genome shotgun sequence window:
- the LOC135610114 gene encoding bifunctional 3-dehydroquinate dehydratase/shikimate dehydrogenase, chloroplastic-like gives MTLLCVPLVSKTVEQMVADMAAAKACGADLVEIRLDHLSNFDPRRDLQLLLDDRPLPALVTYRPKWEGGEYEGNDKQRFQALCLAMELGAEYVDVELKVADDFVRLISEKKPENFKLIISSHNYQSTPSNEELSSLVARIQAAGADIVKIATTAVDIVDVARMFQVIVHCQVPMIGLVMEEKGLISRLLCPKYGGYLTFATLGAGKESAPGQPTISDLLNVYNIRQIGTDTKVFGIIGKPVGHSKSPILHNAAFKSVGLNAVYVPFLVDVLADFLNAYSSADFAGFSCTIPHKEAAVRCCDEVDPIAKSIGAVNTIVKWPTDGKLIGYNTDYVGAISAIEDGIRGSKGVGKDETVSPLAGKVFVVIGAGGAGKALAYGAKEKGAKVVIANRTYERARELANLIGGHALTLSELEKFHPEDGMILANTTSIGMQPNVDETPLKKQALGAYAVVFDAVYTPKVTRLLREAEESGATVVSGLEMFIRQAMGQFELFTNLAAPENLIHEIVKKYT, from the exons ATGACGCTGCTGTGCGTACCGCTGGTGTCGAAGACGGTGGAGCAGATGGTGGCCGACATGGCCGCCGCCAAGGCCTGCGGCGCCGACCTCGTCGAGATTCGGCTCGACCACCTCTCCAACTTCGATCCCCGCCGCGATCTCCAGCTCCTCCTTGACGACCGGCCGCTCCCGGCCCTCGTCACCTACAG GCCAAAATGGGAAGGAGGTGAATATGAAGGTAATGATAAACAGAGATTCCAGGCACTGTGCTTAGCCATGGAATTAGGTGCTGAATATGTCGATGTTGAGCTTAAG GTTGCTGATGATTTTGTTAGACTAATATCTGAAAAGAAGCCAGAGAACTTTAAGCTTATTATTTCTTCTCATAACTATCAAAGCACCCCATCAAATGAGGAGTTAAGTAGCCTTGTAGCAAGAATTCAAGCTGCTGGAGCTGACATTGTAAAGATTGCAACCACTGCTGTGGACATTGTTGATGTTGCACGCATGTTCCAAGTAATTGTGCATTGCCAA GTCCCGATGATAGGATTGGTTATGGAGGAGAAAGGCCTAATCTCGAGGTTGCTTTGCCCTAAATATGGTGGATATCTAACATTTGCCACCCTTGGCGCGGGAAAGGAATCAGCTCCAGGACAACCAACGATATCAGACTTGTTGAATGTGTACAATATTAGGCAGATTGGAACAGATACAAAAGTTTTTGGGATTATAGGGAAGCCTGTAGGCCACAGTAAGAGCCCTATTTTGCATAATGCTGCATTCAAGTCAGTTGGTCTCAATGCAGTTTATGTGCCATTTTTGGTAGATGTCCTTGCTGATTTTCTAAATGCCTACTCATCAGCAGATTTTGCTGGGTTCAG TTGTACAATTCCCCACAAAGAAGCTGCAGTTAGATGTTGTGATGAGGTTGATCCAATTGCAAAG TCTATAGGTGCTGTAAATACAATTGTTAAATGGCCAACTGATGGGAAATTAATTGGTTACAACACTGACTatgttggtgcaatatctgcaatCGAGGATGGAATAAGAG GTTCAAAGGGGGTGGGAAAGGACGAGACTGTTTCTCCCCTTGCTGGTAAGGTTTTTGTTGTCATAGGTGCTGGTGGTGCTGGTAAGGCTCTTGCTTATGGAGCAAAGGAGAAAGGAGCAAAGGTTGTGATTGCAAATAGGACATATg AACGAGCTAGAGAGCTTGCAAACTTGATCGGGGGTCATGCATTGACACTTTCTGAATTGGAAAAGTTCCATCCAGAAGATGGAATGATTCTTGCAAACACAACATCGATCGGAATGCAGCCAAATGTTGATGAGACCCCCCTCAAGAAG CAAGCTCTTGGGGCTTATGCTGTGGTTTTTGATGCCGTCTACACCCCCAAAGTGACTAGACTTTTGAGGGAAGCAGAAGAATCTGGAGCCACTGTTGTTAGCGGACTTGAGATGTTCATAAGGCAAGCAATGGGACAATTTGAACTGTTCACAAATCTGGCAG CCCCTGAGAACTTGATCCATGAAATTGTGAAGAAATACACATGA